One stretch of Kogia breviceps isolate mKogBre1 chromosome 18, mKogBre1 haplotype 1, whole genome shotgun sequence DNA includes these proteins:
- the ZNF134 gene encoding zinc finger protein 134, with protein MAHSCDLCGPILKDILHLDEHQETHHGLKPYTCGACGRQFCFSANFDQHQKLYNVEKLLRGDKGKTPFVKNCRACEEHYLSEKPFACEEEQKNFQTSLGSHQQKATPNKRKTRSTESGEAYHIGQMHYKCSECGKAFSRKDTLVQHQRIHTGEKPYECSECGKAFSRKATLVQHQRIHTGERPYECSECGKAFSRKDNLTQHKRIHTGEMPYKCGECGKYFSHHSNLIVHQRVHNGARPYKCHDCGKVFRHKSTLVQHESIHTGENPYVCSECGKSFGHKYTLIKHQRIHTEARPFECIECGKFFSRSSDFIAHQRVHTGERPFVCSKCGKDFIRTSHLVRHQKVHTGERPYECNECGKSYSLSSHLIRHQKVHTARRL; from the coding sequence ATGGCTCACTCTTGTGACTTATGTGGACCAATCTTGAAAGATATTTTGCACCTGGATGAACACCAAGAAACACACCATGGACTGAAACCTTACACATGTGGGGCATGTGGGAGACAGTTCTGCTTCAGTGCAAACTTTGACCAGCACCAGAAGCTGTACAATGTAGAGAAACTCTTAAGAGGAGACAAAGGCAAGACACCATTTGTGAAGAACTGTAGGGCTTGTGAAGAACATTACCTGTCAGAGAAGCCCTTTGCATGTGAGGAGGAGCAGAAGAACTTCCAGACCAGTTTGGGCAGTCACCAGCAAAAGGCCACCCCCAACAAGAGGAAAACAAGGAGCACTGAGAGCGGGGAGGCCTATCACATTGGACAAATGCATTAcaagtgcagtgaatgtgggaaagctttcagtcgCAAAGATACACTTGTCCAGCACCAGAGAATCCATACTGGAGAAaagccttatgagtgcagtgaatgtgggaaagcatTCAGCCGCAAAGCCACACTTGTCCAGCACCAGAGAATCCAcacaggagaaaggccttatgagtgcagtgaatgtggaaaagcctttagCCGCAAGGACAACCTTACTCAGCACAAAagaattcacactggagaaatGCCTTATAAGTGTGGCGAATGTGGCAAATACTTCAGTCATCACTCCAACCTAATTGTACACCAGAGAGTTCACAATGGAGCAAGGCCTTATAAGTGCCACGATTGTGGGAAGGTCTTCAGACACAAATCCACACTTGTTCAGCATGAGAGTATCCACACTGGAGAAAATCCTTATGtttgcagtgaatgtgggaaatcctttGGCCACAAGTACACCCTCATTAAAcaccagagaattcatactgaGGCAAGGCCTTTTGAGTGCATTGAATGTGGGAAATTCTTTAGTCGAAGCTCTGACTTTATTGCACACCAGAGAGTTCACACAGGTGAAAGGCCTTTTGTGTGCAGCAAATGTGGGAAAGATTTCATCAGAACGTCCCACCTTGTTCGGCACCAAAaagttcacactggagaaaggccaTATGAATgcaatgaatgtgggaaatcGTATAGCTTAAGCTCCCATCTCATTAGGCACCAGAAGGTTCACACTGCCAGAAGGCTTTAG